In one Fundulus heteroclitus isolate FHET01 chromosome 3, MU-UCD_Fhet_4.1, whole genome shotgun sequence genomic region, the following are encoded:
- the LOC105924447 gene encoding LOW QUALITY PROTEIN: G-protein coupled receptor 20 (The sequence of the model RefSeq protein was modified relative to this genomic sequence to represent the inferred CDS: deleted 2 bases in 1 codon): protein MPAVQQLLQNRISTLYLSYQRLCHHLNPALMLLMWIVTSNKMNINNTESWFSMNTSFSTLSITASPANRSGMGRYLERLAHLDEGLYNDFYGLWIALMVINSVIFLVGMVLNTVALYVFCYRTKQKTTSVIYTINLAVTDLLVNLSLLTRISLYYSGGACLTCSYLHIFSYFVNMYCSILFLTCICVDRYLAIVQVEASRRWRNSSVAKLVCVTVWLFAIVVTYSFLSTAFQHTGCCISKLLFLTITEFFLPLIVIMVFTLRIMWALTDRRLMQQSRKRRRRAVQLLTTVLIIFTICFTPFHVRQVLLYFYPDMPHQVIVYHLTVTLSSLNSCMDPVVYCFVTNNFKATMKHLFRRAEPEQTSGDIVSMQHSSKASGGTINPMTSNRIMMIMMTRIPSVPQRDILENNHTP from the exons ATGCCAGCTGTACAGCAACTCTTACAGAACAGAA TTTCCACTTTATATCTGAGTTACCAGCGTCTCTGCCATCATCTTAACCCCGCCTTGATGCTGTTGATGTGGATCGTCACGTCC AACAAGATGAACATCAACAATACTGAATCCTGGTTTTCTATGAACACGTCATTTTCCACTCTGTCTATAACAGCCAGTCCAGCTAACAGGAGTGGCATGGGGCGATATCTTGAGAGACTGGCACATTTAGATGAGGGACTCTACAACGACTTCTACGGCCTCTGGATCGCTCTGATGGTCATAAACTCCGTCATTTTCCTG gtggGCATGGTGCTCAACACAGTTGCACTATATGTTTTTTGTTACCGCACAAAGCAAAAGACCACCTCGGTGATCTACACCATTAACCTTGCAGTGACAGACCTCTTGGTGAATTTGTCTCTGCTGACTCGTATATCGCTCTACTACAGCGGAGGAGCTTGTCTCACCTGCTCCTATCTGCACATCTTCAGTTACTTTGTGAACATGTACTGCAGCATCTTATTTCTAACCTGCATATGTGTCGACCGTTACCTTGCCATTGTTCAG GTTGAAGCTTCCCGTCGTTGGAGGAACTCCAGCGTTGCCAAGCTGGTGTGTGTTACTGTATGGCTGTTTGCCATCGTGGTCACATACTCCTTTCTCTCCACTGCTTTCCAGCATACGGGCTGCTGCATCTCAAAGCTCCTCTTTCTCACAATCACGGAGTTCTTTTTGCCCCTTATTGTCATTATGGTCTTCACTCTGCGCATCATGTGGGCCCTAACGGACCGCCGCCTCATGCAGCAGAGCAG AAAGAGAAGGAGAAGGGCCGTCCAGCTGTTGACAACTGTGCTGATCATCTTTACCATCTGCTTCACTCCTTTCCACGTCAGACAG GTATTGTTGTACTTCTACCCTGACATGCCCCATCAAGTGATTGTGTACCACTTAACCGTCACTCTAAGCAGCCTGAACAGCTGTATGGATCCTGTTGTCTACTGCTTTGTTACAAATAATTTCAAG GCCACTATGAAACATCTTTTCCGTCGTGCTGAGCCAGAGCAGACCAGTGGTGACATTGTCAGTATGCAGCACAGCTCCAAGGCCTCGGGAGGAACAATTAACCCCATGACCAGTAACAGGATCATGATGATCATGATGACCAGGATTCCCAGCGTACCACAGAGGGACATTTTGGAGAACAATCACACACCATGA